In the Salmo trutta chromosome 33, fSalTru1.1, whole genome shotgun sequence genome, one interval contains:
- the LOC115172536 gene encoding protein phosphatase 1A isoform X1, producing the protein MGAFLDKPKMEKHNAHGEGNSLTYGLSSMQGWRVEMEDAHTAVIGLPHGLDPWSFFAVYDGHAGSQVAKYCCEHLLEHITSNPDFQSGLEPNVESVKTGIRTGFLQIDEHMRNISEKKHGVDRSGSTAVGVMISPGHIYFINCGDSRGLLSRGGAVHFFTQDHKPSNPLEKERIQNAGGSVMIQRVNGSLAVSRALGDFDYKCVHGKGPTEQLVSPEPEVYAIERSEVEDEFIVLACDGIWDVMANEELCDFVRSRLEVTDDLERVCNEIVDTCLYKGSRDNMSVVLICLPGAPKVTADAVKREAELDKYLESRVEEIIKKQGNEGVPDLVHVMRTLASESIPNLPPGGELASKRNVVEAVYNKLNPYRSDDTDSASTDDMW; encoded by the exons ATGGGGGCGTTTTTGGACAAGCCAAAGATGGAGAAGCACAATGCTCATGGTGAGGGGAACAGTCTGACCTATGGCCTGAGCAGCAtgcagggctggagggtggagaTGGAGGATGCGCACACGGCAGTCATTGGCCTGCCTCATGGGCTTGACCCTTGGTCCTTCTTTGCTGTCTATGATGGGCATGCTGGCTCCCAGGTGGCCAAATACTGCTGTGAGCACCTGCTGGAGCACATCACCAGCAACCCAGACTTCCAGAGCGGTCTGGAGCCCAACGTAGAGAGTGTGAAGACCGGCATCCGCACAGGTTTCCTGCAGATTGACGAGCACATGCGGAACATCTCAGAGAAGAAGCACGGTGTGGACCGCAGTGGCTCAACTGCGGTGGGGGTCATGATTTCCCCAGGCCACATCTACTTCATCAACTGTGGAGACTCCCGGGGTCTTCTGAGCCGTGGAGGAGCTGTGCACTTCTTCACACAGGACCACAAGCCCAGCAACCcactggagaaggagaggattCAAAACGCCGGAGGCTCTGTCATGATCCAGAGAGTGAACGGCTCTCTGGCTGTGTCCCGGGCCCTGGGAGACTTCGACTACAAGTGTGTGCATGGCAAGGGCCCCACGGAGCAGCTGGTTTCACCAGAGCCTGAGGTGTATGCCATTGAAAGGTCTGAGGTGGAAGATGAGTTTATTGTCCTAGCCTGCGATGGCATCTGGGATGTCATGGCCAATGAGGAACTGTGTGACTTTGTCAGGTCCAGACTAGAGGTGACCGATGACCTTGAGAGAGTCTGCAATGAAATTGTTGACACTTGCTTGTACAAG GGGAGTCGGGACAATATGAGCGTTGTGCTGATCTGCCTCCCAGGGGCTCCAAAGGTGACTGCCGATGCCGTGAAAAGGGAAGCAGAGCTGGATAAGTACCTGGAGAGCAGAGTAGAAG AGATCATAAAGAAGCAGGGAAACGAAGGGGTTCCAGACTTGGTCCACGTGATGCGGACGTTAGCATCAGAGAGCATCCCTAACCTCCCTCCTGGGGGTGAACTGGCCAGCAA GCGAAACGTTGTTGAAGCAGTGTACAACAAACTCAACCCATACCGAAGTGACGACACA GACTCAGCGTCCACAGACGACATGTGGTAA
- the LOC115172536 gene encoding protein phosphatase 1A isoform X2, which translates to MGAFLDKPKMEKHNAHGEGNSLTYGLSSMQGWRVEMEDAHTAVIGLPHGLDPWSFFAVYDGHAGSQVAKYCCEHLLEHITSNPDFQSGLEPNVESVKTGIRTGFLQIDEHMRNISEKKHGVDRSGSTAVGVMISPGHIYFINCGDSRGLLSRGGAVHFFTQDHKPSNPLEKERIQNAGGSVMIQRVNGSLAVSRALGDFDYKCVHGKGPTEQLVSPEPEVYAIERSEVEDEFIVLACDGIWDVMANEELCDFVRSRLEVTDDLERVCNEIVDTCLYKGSRDNMSVVLICLPGAPKVTADAVKREAELDKYLESRVEEIIKKQGNEGVPDLVHVMRTLASESIPNLPPGGELASKRNVVEAVYNKLNPYRSDDTDILFFRGFS; encoded by the exons ATGGGGGCGTTTTTGGACAAGCCAAAGATGGAGAAGCACAATGCTCATGGTGAGGGGAACAGTCTGACCTATGGCCTGAGCAGCAtgcagggctggagggtggagaTGGAGGATGCGCACACGGCAGTCATTGGCCTGCCTCATGGGCTTGACCCTTGGTCCTTCTTTGCTGTCTATGATGGGCATGCTGGCTCCCAGGTGGCCAAATACTGCTGTGAGCACCTGCTGGAGCACATCACCAGCAACCCAGACTTCCAGAGCGGTCTGGAGCCCAACGTAGAGAGTGTGAAGACCGGCATCCGCACAGGTTTCCTGCAGATTGACGAGCACATGCGGAACATCTCAGAGAAGAAGCACGGTGTGGACCGCAGTGGCTCAACTGCGGTGGGGGTCATGATTTCCCCAGGCCACATCTACTTCATCAACTGTGGAGACTCCCGGGGTCTTCTGAGCCGTGGAGGAGCTGTGCACTTCTTCACACAGGACCACAAGCCCAGCAACCcactggagaaggagaggattCAAAACGCCGGAGGCTCTGTCATGATCCAGAGAGTGAACGGCTCTCTGGCTGTGTCCCGGGCCCTGGGAGACTTCGACTACAAGTGTGTGCATGGCAAGGGCCCCACGGAGCAGCTGGTTTCACCAGAGCCTGAGGTGTATGCCATTGAAAGGTCTGAGGTGGAAGATGAGTTTATTGTCCTAGCCTGCGATGGCATCTGGGATGTCATGGCCAATGAGGAACTGTGTGACTTTGTCAGGTCCAGACTAGAGGTGACCGATGACCTTGAGAGAGTCTGCAATGAAATTGTTGACACTTGCTTGTACAAG GGGAGTCGGGACAATATGAGCGTTGTGCTGATCTGCCTCCCAGGGGCTCCAAAGGTGACTGCCGATGCCGTGAAAAGGGAAGCAGAGCTGGATAAGTACCTGGAGAGCAGAGTAGAAG AGATCATAAAGAAGCAGGGAAACGAAGGGGTTCCAGACTTGGTCCACGTGATGCGGACGTTAGCATCAGAGAGCATCCCTAACCTCCCTCCTGGGGGTGAACTGGCCAGCAA GCGAAACGTTGTTGAAGCAGTGTACAACAAACTCAACCCATACCGAAGTGACGACACA